Genomic DNA from Leptospiraceae bacterium:
TCCGGATGCTTATGGAGGTTTAGAACATTCTAATAGTAGTGTTAATGCTTATAGTCCTTATAAACTTTTCAAAAAAGAGGATTACAATCGACTACTCGGCCTACTTGCTCATGAATATTTTCACCTCTGGAATATAAAACGGATCCGTCCGATTGAGCTCGGTCCTTTTGATTATCAATCTCCAAATCTAACTGAAAATCTCTGGATAGCAGAAGGAATTACCAGTTTCTTTGATAACTTTATTATAATGAAATGTGGTTTTTTAAGCCCGGAAGATTACCTGAAAGAAATATACTCCGATATCGAGAGGCTGGAAAATTCGGGGGAAGATTGGATGAGTCTTAGCGAATCTTCCTTCACTGCCTGGAATAAGTTTTATAAGCAACAGGCAAACTCTCATAATACAGGGATTTCTTATTACGTGAAAGGAGCTATACTTTCACTCTGCATGGATATACGAATTCGTAAAGAAAGTCGCTCTCAAATTGATTTAAGTACAGTCATGAAAGCTATTTATAAAGAGTATTATTTAAAATATAATAGAGGTTTTACGCGAGATGAATTTTTTAAAACCGCCCGTTCTGTCACCGGAATCAATTTACAAAGAGAATTTGAAAATTATATTACAAAAAAGATACCTATCCCTGTCTATAATTATCTGGAATATATTGGAGTAGGAATAAAAGAAGAAGACAAGAAACTGGATCTCTCTTTTACTTTGCAGGATGAAAAAGAAAAACTCCTCATTCAAAAAACCTTTTTAAAGAAACTTGATAAAGCTGATCTATATGCAGGAGATGAACTTTTAGCCATTAATGGATACAGGCTACGTTCCGCTTCAGATCTTGATAAAATAAAACCCATTCTGGAAGCTGAAGAACAAAAGGAACTTTACCTACTACTCAGCCGCAACGATAAAATAAGAGAAGTTAAAATCAAAACTCAATATAAAAAGACAAAAAATCTTTGCTT
This window encodes:
- a CDS encoding M61 family metallopeptidase, producing the protein MHGKTRKSKSNPLLHYIVKCPNPASHLFEITLKVTEERDFFIFQLPNWTPGSYTLRDYSSHIHRLKAIIDNDEIPLEHLSLDSFRVYSNHKPFQIEYTVYAFEFSVRTNYLSSEYGFINPCGFFFYPHNELNRKVKIEFHTEKIFPAVYSGLKKEKNFSFIANTFDELYDSPFQLSHKKPSSFIAGACKHQLLIEGEIPDSKKKEVLQDLKIICEYETELMGENPNKEYLFILHLRPDAYGGLEHSNSSVNAYSPYKLFKKEDYNRLLGLLAHEYFHLWNIKRIRPIELGPFDYQSPNLTENLWIAEGITSFFDNFIIMKCGFLSPEDYLKEIYSDIERLENSGEDWMSLSESSFTAWNKFYKQQANSHNTGISYYVKGAILSLCMDIRIRKESRSQIDLSTVMKAIYKEYYLKYNRGFTRDEFFKTARSVTGINLQREFENYITKKIPIPVYNYLEYIGVGIKEEDKKLDLSFTLQDEKEKLLIQKTFLKKLDKADLYAGDELLAINGYRLRSASDLDKIKPILEAEEQKELYLLLSRNDKIREVKIKTQYKKTKNLCLLQELSLGSKRLQEAFFKQWTG